The genomic region CGGTCAAGGCCACGCCGACCCAGATCGATGACCTGATCCTTGCGCGCGGCGTGCTCAAACGGCTCGCGCATGTGGTGCCGGCGCTGGTGATCTATTACGGCATCGCGCTCGTTCCCAACATCCACAGCGCGCTGGTGGTGTGGGTCGGCAAGGCGGCGCAGGTCTACATCGTGCTCAACATCGCGATGGCGATCAGCGCCTTCCTGTCCGCGCTCAACGACCTCTACGAGCGCCGTCCGCGTGCGCACAGCCGGCCGATCAAGGGCTATGTCCAGCTGGTCAAGATCGTCGTCTACACGGTGGCGCTGGTGATCATCGTCTCGGTGCTGATCAGCCGTTCGCCGTTGACGATGCTGGCCGGCCTGGGTGCGATGGGCGCGGTGCTGATGCTGGTGTTCAAGGACACCATCCTGTCGCTCGTGGCCAGCGTGCAGATCGCGTCCAACGACATGGTCCGGGTCGGCGACTGGATCGAGATGCCCTCGCAGGGGGTGGACGGCGACGTGGTCGATGTCGCCCTGCACACGGTCAAGGTGCAGAACTTCGACAAGACCATCGTCACCGTGCCGACCCACCGATTGATTGAGGACAGCGTCAAGAACTGGCGTGGCATGAGCGAGTCGGGCGGGCGCCGGATCAAGCGCGCGCTGCACCTCGACCAGGCTGCGGTGCGTTTCCTCGATGACGACCAGTACCGGCGACTGCAGCGCTTCGTGCTGCTGGAGCGCCACTTCAAGCGCAAGCGGGAAGAGCTGGGCGAGTGGAACGCGGAAATGACCGAACGCCATGCCGATCCGGTCAACACCCGCCGGCTGACCAACCTCGGTTGTTTCCGCGCCTATGTCACCGCCTACCTGGAGTCGCACCCGAAGATCGATCACGGCAAGACCCTGATGGTGCGACAGTTGGCGCCGGGGCCGACCGGACTGCCGCTGGAGATCTATTGCTTCGCCGCGACCACCGAGTGGGGCGCCTACGAGGGCATCCAGGCCGACATCTTCGACCACCTGCTGGCGATCCTGCCCGAGTTCGGCCTGCGCCTGTTCCAGCAGCCGGGTGGAGCCGACCTGATGGCCGGGCTGTCGGCGCTGCGTGGCGACGTGCCGGCCGGGCAGCCCGAAACATGAGCCGTGCCTGCCTGAGCCTGGGCAGCAATCTCGACGCCGAGACCAACCTGCGCAGCGGTATCGAGGCGTTGCGCGAACGCTTCGGCGAGATCCTGTTGTCGTCGGCGTACCGCACCCGCGCGGTCGGCTTCGATGGACACGACTTCCTCAATGCGGCCGCAGCGATCGAGACCGACATGGATCCACATGCGCTCAATGCCTGGCTGCATGCGCTGGAGGACGCGCACGGTCGCGACCGCAGCGGTCCGCGCTACGGCGACCGCAGCCTCGACATCGATATCGTGCTGTTCGACGACCGCATCCTCGACGGGCCCGGTCACCTGCGGATTCCCAGGCCCGAACTCAGGCATGCCTTCGTATTGCGGCCGTTGGCCGAGATCGTGCCTGACATGGTGGTGCCCGGCGATGGCCGCAGCCTGGCCGAGCTGTGGAATGCGCATCCGGACCGGCATCTGCCGATGGACGTCGTCCCGCTTTGAGAGCCCGTTCGCATGATGCGACTGCGGTCGCGCAAGCGACATCGACTCCGGGCATAATCCGCCCCTGATCCCGGGGAGGCGGACGACCATGTTCGAGAAGTTCTCGCGCAGTTGGCAGCTGGTGAAGGCCAGCGCATCGGTGTTGCGCTCCGACAAGGAACTGATGCTGTTTCCGCTGGTTTCCGGCGCCGCGACGCTGCTGGTGCTGGCGACCTTTGCGATACCGACCTTCGCGCTGCGCGTATTCGAGGACGGCTTCGGCGTGATCGGCGCGTTCTGGGCGTTCCTGTTCTACTTCTGCCAGTACACGGTGATCATCTTTTTCAATTGCGCCCTGGTCGGTGCCGCGCTGATCCGGCTCGAAGGCGGCGATCCAACTCTGGCCGATGGTCTCAACGCGGCGAAGTCGAGGCTCGGTGCGATCCTCGGCTATGCGGCCATCGCCGCCACTGTCGGCGTGCTGCTCAAGGCGCTGAAGAACCGCGACAACAATTTCATCGTGCGCCTGATCGGCAGCGGCCTGGGCGCGATGTGGACGCTGGCGACCTTCCTGGTGGTGCCGGTGCTGGTCAGCACCGACGTCGGCCCGGTCGATGCGCTCAAGAGCAGTGTCAACCTGCTCAGGCGGACCTGGGGCGAGAACGCGATCGGCCAGGTCGGCATCGGCATGGCATTCGGGCTGATCATTTTCGGCGTGATCCTGGTCGGCCTCCTGTGCGCCTTCCTGGCCGCGCAGGTGTCGACGGGGCTGATGGTCGCGGTGGTGGTGCTGTTCGCGCTCGCGGTTCTGACGCTGGGTATCTTCCAGGCCGCGCTGAGCGGGGTGTATTCGGCGGCGCTGTACCAGTACGTCACCCGTGGCGAAACGCCGGCAGGCTTCGAGAACATCCATCTCGAGCAGGCCTTCGCCGCGAAGTAACCCGCAACAGCGATTGCTGGACCCCAGCCCCTGAGCCAGGGGGCGATTCGCGTCGCAGGCGCGAATGGGGGTGTGGCGGTGCAGGGCGAGGCCCAGATGTTTGGTTCTTCGCCCAATTGAGGGAAAAGCGCCGGATCTGTTGGATGACCGGGGCGCCGGGAGCGAAGGCCCTTGGATGCGAATGTCCCCCGGCGCCGGCCAAGGCCGGCGCCTCCTCCTTGATTTCGCACCCAAGGGCCTTCACCCCCGGCGTTCCGACATGACCGGTGGCTCCAGAAGCGCACTCCCAGGGAGGGTCTGCTTCGCGTTCCAGCGTGGCCGCGCGATCCCGACGCGACCTGCCGGCCTGGACGGCGAAATCAAGGAGGAGGCCGCCGCCACGGGCGTCGGCCGGGGGACATTCGCCGTCCAGGCCGGCAGGTCGCGTCGGGACAGCCAGACAGCGGCGAGAACCGGCGATCGAACGCAAGCGGCAGCGTCCACGCCTTCGCTGAAAGCGAGCCCCCTCACTTGGGAGAAGAACCAAACTTTGGCAATGCCCGGCCACAGCCCGGGCATCGCCTCAGGTCGACAGCATTCGTCCACCGTCCAGATGCAGCACCTGGCCGGTGCAGTAGCGGGCGTCCATGAGCAGCCAGCGCACCGCTTCGGCGACTTCCTCCGGGGTGCCGGTGCGACCGAGCGGAGTGCGCGCGAGCATGGCCACCTGCGCCGTGCTGCAGCTGTCGCCGCCGTCCTGGGCCTCAGGCCACAGGATCGCGCCCGGCGCGACCGCGTTGACCCGCACTTCCGGGGCCAATTCGACCGCCAGTGAACGGGTCATCGCCAGCAGCGCGGCCTTGGCCATGCAGTAGACAGTGTGTTCACGCAGTGGGCGATCGGCGTAGATGTCGGTCAGATTGACGATCGCGCCGCCTGCGGCCTTGAGGTGCGGTGCCGCGGCCTGGGCGAGGAAGAACGGTGCGTGCGCGTTGCTCGCGAACAGCCGGTCCCACTGCGCTGGCGTGGTGGTGCCGATGGGCGTCGGTTCGAAAGCCGAAGCGTTGTTGACCAGTGCGTCGAGGCGGCCGAAGCGGCCGATGGCCTGCGCGACCAGTTCGGGCAGGCGATCGAATTCGGCCAGGTCGGCCTGCAGAAGCAGCACGCTGCCTTCGCGCATGGCTTCGAGCTCGCCCGCCAGCGCTTCGGCCTCGGTCGCCGAGCCGCGGTAGTGCAGGGCGATGTCATGACCGGCCGCGTGCAGCCGGCGGACGATGGCGGCACCGATACGGCGGGCGGCGCCGGTGACAAGGGCGACGGGGCGTTGGGTGGGCATGGTCGGCATCAGTAGGAGTCGTCATCCCGAGCGTAGCGAGGGAGCTGCTGTTCCGCCATCGTGCAACAAGTAGCCCGGGTAAGGCGAAGCCGCACCCGGGAGGGCGTCTCGAATCTCCGGGCTACGCGTTCCGAGCCTGCGATAATCCGCGCATGCAGACACTCCCCGCCCCCGATACCGATGCGCTCGCCCACAGCGCCCGCCTGAGCGCCCACCTGCGCGCCGAGATCGAGCACAACGACGGTGCGATCCCGTTCTCGCGCTTCATGGAGCTGGCGCTGTACGCGCCCGGCCTGGGCTACTACAGCGCCGGCGCGAGCAAGTTCGGCGAGGCCGGCGACTTCGTCACCGCGCCCGAGCTCGGCCCGGTATTCGCCGCCTGCGTGGCCGAGGCGCTGGCGCCGGTGATGCAGCAGGTGGGGCCGGACGGGCTGTTCCTGGAGCTGGGCGGCGGCACCGGCGCGTTCGCCGAGGTGGTGCTCAAGCGGCTGACCGAGCTCGATGCGCTGCCGGACCGCTACGCGATCCTCGAACCCAGCGCGCAGCTGCGCCAGCGCCAGCGCGAACGCTTGCAGGAGCGCCTGCCGCCGCCGCTGTTCGACCTGGTCGAATGGCTGGACGGGCCGTTCCAGCATGACTGGCAAGGCGTGCTGTTCGCCAACGAGGTGATCGATGCGTTGCCGACGCCGCGCTTCGCGATCGTCGACGGCGAAGTGCACGAGGAGTTCGTGGTTGTCGACAGCGAGGCGGTGGCTGGCGGCGACGGTTTCGCCCGCATCACCCGCCCGGCCGACGGCTTCCTGGCCAACGCCGTGCACCACATCGAACAGAAACTCGAACGGAAACTGCCCGATGGCTACCGCTCCGAACTGCTGCCGCAACTGCCGTACTGGATCCAGGCGGTTTCGGGCGGGATGAAGCGCGGCGCGATGCTGTTCGTCGACTATGGCTATCCACGCGGCGAGTACTACCTGCCCGAACGCAGCGACGGAACCCTGCGCGCGTTCCATCGCCAGCACATGCACGCCGATCCGCTGTTGTGGCCGGGCCTGCAGGACATCACCGCCTCGGTCGATTTCACCGCCCTGGCCGAGGCCGGGGTCGGCGCCGGCTTCGACTTTGCCGGCTACTGCTCGCAGGCCAGTTTCCTGGTGGGGAATGGTCTTGCCGGCGTGCTCGAACGGATCGAGCGCATCGCCGACGACGGCGAGCGCCTGCGTCGCACCGAGGAGGTCAAGAAGCTGACCCTGCCCAGCGCGATGGGCGAACGCTTCCAGGTCATGGGGTTCGAGAAGGATGTCGAGTTCGGCGCCGCCTTCCTGGCCGGCGACCTGAGTTTCAGGCTTTGACGGGGCCATCCGTGAGCCGTGCACTGCGGCCGTTCCGCCGGCCGTGGCTGTGGTTCGGCGGCTGGCTGGCGCTGGTCGCGCTGGTGGTCGCGGCTTCGCTGATGCCGGCGGGCAATCTGCCGCCGGCGCCGTTCGAGAACGTCGACAAGATCGAACACTTCCTCGCCTACGCCGTGCTCGCGGCCGGGGCGGTGATGCTGTTCCAGCGGCGAGGGATGCATGCCGCGCTGGCGATCGCGTTGATCGGGCTTGGCGTCGGTCTGGAGTTCGCCCAGGGTGCGCTGACCGCGGCGCGTACGGCCTCGGTGGCCGACGCGCTGGCCAATCTGCTGGGTGTGCTGGCCGGCTGGGCACTGGGGTGGACCCGCTTGCGCTTCTGGTTGCAGAAGGTCGACGCGCGCCTGCCCTGACCGTGCGGTATTGCAACAAAAATGCAATTGCGTGATCAGTGTCACGAAGGCAGATTGAGCAAGAGATTCCCGCCGATTGCGAAAAAGTTAAGAAAGGGTAAGCCTCGATTCCGGCCCCATCGTAGCGGGCCCCGTCTGTCACTGCGCAAGGAATCGAGTTCATGTCCGTTATTCGTCACCATCGCCTGGCCCTGGCCGTAACCGCCACTCTCGCCGCCAGCGTCACGCCCGTCGGGTTCGGGTCCGCCCAGGCCCAGGAGTCCGCCACCACCCTCGACCGCATCGAGGTAGTCGGCTCGCGCGTGCCCGGCCGCACCGCCGAGGACACCGCAGCCCCGGTCGACATCATCGGCCGCGAGGAGATCGCCGCCACCGGCGCGATGGAGGTCGGCCAGATCCTGCAGATGCTCGAGCCCTCGTTCAATTTCTCGCGCACCTTCGTGTCCGACGGCACCGACATCCTGCGCCCGGCCACCCTGCGCGCGCTGGGTCCGGACCAGGTCCTGGTGCTGGTCAACGGCAAGCGCCGCCACCAGCAGGCGCTTGTCAACGTGCAGCAGACCATCGGCCGCGGCTCGGCCGGCACCGACATCAACGCGATCCCGGTCTCGGCGATCGAGCGCATCGAAGTGCTGCGCGACGGCGCCGCCGCGCAGTACGGCTCGGACGCGATCAGCGGCGTGATCAACATCATCCTGAAGAAACAGACCGACCACACCGAGCTCATGGTTCAAGGTTCGCAGTACTACGCCGGCGACGGCGAGATGCTGCACGGCTCGGTCAACACCGGCTTCAAGCTCGGCGGCGACGGCTTCATCAACCTGTCGGCCGAAGCGCGCAACCGCAACGAGACCAACCGCGCCGGTCCCGACAGCCTGCGCGTCGACCCGCCGCGGGTGACCCAGCGGCTCGGCGACGCCGACGCCAAGGACTACTACCTGTGGTTCAACAGTGGCATCCCGGCCGGCGCTGGCGAGCTGTACGCGTTCGGTGGCCTGTCGCGGCGCGAGGGCGATTCGTCGGGCTTCTTCCGCAGTGCCGGCGACAACCGCACCGTGCCGGAGCTGTACCCGGACGGCTTCCTGCCCAACATCCTGACCACGGTCGAGG from Lysobacter alkalisoli harbors:
- a CDS encoding mechanosensitive ion channel family protein, translating into MPAPLFVVQNSIIQNMSVTESPSPPASPVAESLQKMLDPVLDPLVEAGSSGDWTHTLMFVGILLGIALVVDLLTQRILRPLVVRAVKATPTQIDDLILARGVLKRLAHVVPALVIYYGIALVPNIHSALVVWVGKAAQVYIVLNIAMAISAFLSALNDLYERRPRAHSRPIKGYVQLVKIVVYTVALVIIVSVLISRSPLTMLAGLGAMGAVLMLVFKDTILSLVASVQIASNDMVRVGDWIEMPSQGVDGDVVDVALHTVKVQNFDKTIVTVPTHRLIEDSVKNWRGMSESGGRRIKRALHLDQAAVRFLDDDQYRRLQRFVLLERHFKRKREELGEWNAEMTERHADPVNTRRLTNLGCFRAYVTAYLESHPKIDHGKTLMVRQLAPGPTGLPLEIYCFAATTEWGAYEGIQADIFDHLLAILPEFGLRLFQQPGGADLMAGLSALRGDVPAGQPET
- a CDS encoding VanZ family protein — translated: MSRALRPFRRPWLWFGGWLALVALVVAASLMPAGNLPPAPFENVDKIEHFLAYAVLAAGAVMLFQRRGMHAALAIALIGLGVGLEFAQGALTAARTASVADALANLLGVLAGWALGWTRLRFWLQKVDARLP
- a CDS encoding DUF6159 family protein, which produces MFEKFSRSWQLVKASASVLRSDKELMLFPLVSGAATLLVLATFAIPTFALRVFEDGFGVIGAFWAFLFYFCQYTVIIFFNCALVGAALIRLEGGDPTLADGLNAAKSRLGAILGYAAIAATVGVLLKALKNRDNNFIVRLIGSGLGAMWTLATFLVVPVLVSTDVGPVDALKSSVNLLRRTWGENAIGQVGIGMAFGLIIFGVILVGLLCAFLAAQVSTGLMVAVVVLFALAVLTLGIFQAALSGVYSAALYQYVTRGETPAGFENIHLEQAFAAK
- the folK gene encoding 2-amino-4-hydroxy-6-hydroxymethyldihydropteridine diphosphokinase; translation: MSRACLSLGSNLDAETNLRSGIEALRERFGEILLSSAYRTRAVGFDGHDFLNAAAAIETDMDPHALNAWLHALEDAHGRDRSGPRYGDRSLDIDIVLFDDRILDGPGHLRIPRPELRHAFVLRPLAEIVPDMVVPGDGRSLAELWNAHPDRHLPMDVVPL
- a CDS encoding class I SAM-dependent methyltransferase; protein product: MQTLPAPDTDALAHSARLSAHLRAEIEHNDGAIPFSRFMELALYAPGLGYYSAGASKFGEAGDFVTAPELGPVFAACVAEALAPVMQQVGPDGLFLELGGGTGAFAEVVLKRLTELDALPDRYAILEPSAQLRQRQRERLQERLPPPLFDLVEWLDGPFQHDWQGVLFANEVIDALPTPRFAIVDGEVHEEFVVVDSEAVAGGDGFARITRPADGFLANAVHHIEQKLERKLPDGYRSELLPQLPYWIQAVSGGMKRGAMLFVDYGYPRGEYYLPERSDGTLRAFHRQHMHADPLLWPGLQDITASVDFTALAEAGVGAGFDFAGYCSQASFLVGNGLAGVLERIERIADDGERLRRTEEVKKLTLPSAMGERFQVMGFEKDVEFGAAFLAGDLSFRL
- a CDS encoding pteridine reductase → MPTQRPVALVTGAARRIGAAIVRRLHAAGHDIALHYRGSATEAEALAGELEAMREGSVLLLQADLAEFDRLPELVAQAIGRFGRLDALVNNASAFEPTPIGTTTPAQWDRLFASNAHAPFFLAQAAAPHLKAAGGAIVNLTDIYADRPLREHTVYCMAKAALLAMTRSLAVELAPEVRVNAVAPGAILWPEAQDGGDSCSTAQVAMLARTPLGRTGTPEEVAEAVRWLLMDARYCTGQVLHLDGGRMLST